A single genomic interval of Candidatus Hydrogenedentota bacterium harbors:
- a CDS encoding type II toxin-antitoxin system RelE/ParE family toxin — MNERDIVFSPRARERLEEIVEYLYGRHLSSEFVLDYIEQFEHWLERLLGTFPESGTLMPEYGEGVRRVVYKKYCFLYRIY; from the coding sequence ATGAATGAACGAGACATCGTATTCTCGCCACGGGCGCGCGAGCGATTGGAAGAGATTGTCGAGTATCTCTATGGCAGACATCTTTCGAGCGAATTTGTTCTCGATTATATCGAGCAATTCGAGCATTGGTTGGAACGACTCCTTGGAACTTTTCCGGAATCGGGGACGTTGATGCCCGAGTACGGGGAAGGCGTCAGACGCGTCGTATACAAGAAGTACTGTTTTCTATACCGAATTTATTAA
- a CDS encoding bifunctional methionine sulfoxide reductase B/A protein: MSLNNSTLVIATVAAASLGVAVAVGLGWNPLAPLVHAAADPAAGSGTKIGAGAHADGPVTIRAFTKEGVLGDPVTTDPLVLDNAEWKKRLTPTQYYILREKGTERAGTGALLKNSKEGVYTCAACKLPLFESKAKFDSGTGWPSYFQPIAKENVLEISDDSHGMIRTEVVCARCGGHLGHVFNDGPDPTGLRYCMNSESLGFTENTKLAELAEEVKPATKKADTAKESDSMWLPMPTNDVPLAAESGEVKVVFAGGCFWCTEAVFEELDGVSAVVSGYTGGDAKQANYKAVCTGTTGHAEAIEITYDPSKITYGALLRVFFTTHDPTTLNRQGADQGTQYRSAVFYQDESEKARVESYIAELNASGKFDAPIVTTLEPLTEFYEAEEYHQDYVKHNPGQPYIQFNALPKVKKLHKMLEADKKAGEKT; encoded by the coding sequence ATGTCATTGAACAATTCAACCCTGGTGATAGCCACCGTAGCCGCCGCGTCTCTTGGCGTCGCCGTGGCGGTCGGGCTGGGCTGGAACCCGCTGGCCCCGCTCGTGCACGCGGCGGCCGACCCGGCAGCCGGCTCCGGCACCAAAATCGGCGCGGGTGCCCATGCCGACGGCCCCGTTACGATCCGCGCCTTTACCAAAGAGGGCGTCCTCGGCGATCCAGTCACGACCGACCCGCTGGTGCTGGACAATGCCGAATGGAAGAAGCGCCTGACGCCCACGCAGTATTACATTTTGCGCGAGAAGGGCACCGAGCGCGCCGGCACTGGAGCCTTGCTTAAGAACAGCAAAGAAGGCGTGTACACCTGCGCGGCCTGCAAGCTTCCCCTCTTCGAGTCGAAGGCCAAGTTTGACTCCGGCACGGGCTGGCCGAGCTATTTCCAACCCATCGCCAAGGAAAACGTGCTGGAGATATCGGACGATTCCCACGGCATGATTCGAACCGAAGTGGTCTGCGCCCGATGCGGTGGACATCTGGGGCACGTGTTCAACGACGGCCCCGATCCGACTGGTCTGCGCTATTGCATGAACTCTGAGTCGCTGGGCTTCACCGAAAACACAAAATTGGCGGAACTGGCGGAAGAAGTAAAACCCGCCACGAAAAAAGCCGATACGGCGAAGGAAAGTGACTCCATGTGGTTGCCCATGCCCACCAATGATGTGCCGCTGGCGGCGGAATCCGGCGAAGTCAAAGTGGTCTTTGCCGGGGGATGCTTCTGGTGCACCGAGGCCGTTTTTGAGGAGTTGGATGGCGTGAGCGCCGTCGTTTCCGGGTATACCGGCGGCGATGCCAAGCAAGCGAACTATAAAGCGGTCTGCACGGGCACCACGGGCCATGCGGAGGCCATCGAGATCACCTATGACCCCTCCAAGATTACCTACGGCGCGCTTCTCCGTGTATTTTTCACGACCCACGACCCCACCACCTTGAATCGTCAGGGCGCGGATCAGGGCACGCAATATCGCTCGGCGGTCTTCTACCAGGACGAGTCCGAAAAGGCGCGGGTGGAGTCGTATATCGCCGAATTGAACGCGTCTGGCAAGTTTGATGCGCCCATCGTCACCACCCTGGAACCCCTGACGGAATTCTACGAGGCTGAAGAGTATCATCAGGACTACGTGAAGCATAATCCCGGTCAGCCCTACATCCAGTTCAACGCTCTGCCCAAGGTCAAGAAACTGCACAAGATGCTGGAGGCGGATAAGAAGGCGGGCGAAAAGACCTGA
- a CDS encoding plasmid pRiA4b ORF-3 family protein: MAPKKLEAEKLYTLKITLHGSKPPIWRRLKIAGGFSLLDLHYAIQSAMGWQNCHLFQFEKNDTRYTDLTELDASWQLSLADAGDISLEDVLPLEKDKMVYLYDFGDGWEHEIVVEKIESNTAVLDHPECVTGKRACPMEDSGGIHGYQQMLVILADPAHQQRQEILDWVGDDLDPEFFDLVAVNEALQGIALN; encoded by the coding sequence ATGGCACCGAAGAAGTTAGAGGCCGAGAAACTCTACACCCTCAAAATTACCCTCCACGGATCGAAACCGCCGATTTGGCGGCGTCTGAAAATCGCCGGCGGATTCTCTCTGCTCGACCTGCACTATGCCATCCAGTCCGCCATGGGCTGGCAGAACTGCCACCTGTTTCAGTTTGAGAAGAACGACACCCGCTACACCGATCTGACGGAACTGGACGCGTCGTGGCAACTCAGTCTGGCCGACGCGGGTGATATCTCCCTTGAGGATGTGCTCCCGCTGGAAAAAGACAAGATGGTGTATCTGTATGATTTCGGAGACGGTTGGGAACACGAAATCGTCGTGGAGAAGATCGAGAGCAATACCGCCGTACTCGATCATCCCGAATGCGTAACGGGCAAGCGGGCCTGCCCGATGGAGGACAGCGGTGGAATTCACGGCTACCAGCAGATGCTGGTCATTCTGGCCGACCCCGCGCACCAGCAGCGACAGGAGATTCTGGACTGGGTCGGAGACGATCTGGATCCCGAATTCTTTGACTTGGTTGCCGTCAATGAGGCGCTCCAGGGAATCGCGCTCAACTGA
- a CDS encoding sigma 54-interacting transcriptional regulator, with product MAKKKIVVIGFLGTILDRLGRAEKRWEKWRPSVDLCRQPDLRVDRFELLSDPVHQRTAERVQRDIGSACPDTSVRIHDVHCDDPWDFVEVYSVLHDFARAYPFDLEKEEYLVHLTTGTHVAQICLFLLTEARYIPGRLVQTGPGRGDEPRSPGRYGIIDLDLSRYDQLAKRFKQDQRDDVSLLKSGINTRNAAFNALIEEVEKVAVNSRQPILLSGPTGAGKSQLARQIYELKQLRQRLQGPFVSVNCATLRGDTAMATLFGHKRGAFTGATSDRPGLLRTADRGLLFLDEVGELGMDEQAMLLQAIEEKRFLPVGADLPAQSDFQLICGSNRDLSEGVRQGRFREDLLARINLWSFSLPGLRDRKEDIAPNLDYELEKTAQRRGSHVQFNKEALKRFLKFAKGPEGRWNGNFRDLGAAVTRMSTLASGGRITVAEVEREVERLKRDWSRPAHDPGRQILELILSPEEIGDIDPFDRVQLAEVVRVCRECRSLSEAGRQLFSVSRTKRKSTNDADRLGKYLAKFDLNWQRITGK from the coding sequence ATGGCTAAAAAGAAAATAGTCGTAATTGGCTTCCTCGGCACCATCCTCGATCGACTTGGTCGCGCGGAAAAGCGCTGGGAAAAGTGGCGACCCTCCGTCGATCTCTGCAGACAGCCCGATTTGCGCGTCGACCGATTCGAGCTCCTCTCGGACCCCGTGCACCAGCGCACCGCAGAACGTGTGCAACGCGACATCGGCTCCGCCTGCCCGGATACGTCCGTGCGGATTCACGATGTGCATTGCGACGATCCGTGGGATTTCGTGGAAGTCTATTCCGTCCTCCATGACTTCGCCCGGGCCTATCCGTTTGATTTGGAGAAAGAGGAATACCTCGTTCATCTGACCACGGGCACCCATGTGGCCCAGATTTGTCTCTTTCTCCTGACCGAGGCCCGGTATATACCCGGACGCCTCGTGCAGACGGGGCCGGGGCGCGGGGACGAGCCGCGCAGTCCGGGTCGCTATGGAATCATCGACCTCGATCTCTCCCGCTACGATCAGCTTGCCAAGCGCTTTAAACAGGACCAGCGCGACGATGTATCGCTTCTTAAATCTGGTATCAATACGCGCAACGCGGCTTTCAACGCCCTGATCGAAGAAGTGGAGAAGGTAGCGGTGAACAGTCGCCAGCCGATTCTCCTCTCAGGCCCGACCGGCGCGGGGAAGTCTCAGCTCGCACGACAGATCTACGAGCTGAAGCAGCTCCGCCAGCGTCTCCAGGGCCCCTTTGTTTCGGTAAACTGCGCCACCCTGCGGGGAGATACGGCGATGGCCACACTCTTCGGTCACAAGCGGGGCGCCTTCACCGGGGCGACCAGTGATCGTCCGGGGCTGTTGCGCACGGCCGACCGTGGCCTGCTATTCCTGGACGAAGTGGGGGAGCTCGGCATGGATGAGCAGGCCATGCTCCTGCAGGCCATCGAAGAAAAGCGCTTCCTGCCCGTCGGTGCGGACCTGCCCGCCCAGAGTGACTTTCAGCTCATCTGCGGCAGCAATCGCGATCTGTCCGAAGGCGTTCGGCAGGGGCGATTTCGAGAAGACTTGCTGGCGCGCATCAATCTGTGGTCTTTTTCTCTGCCCGGCCTTCGCGATCGCAAGGAAGACATTGCCCCGAATTTGGACTACGAACTGGAGAAGACGGCCCAGCGTCGGGGGAGTCATGTCCAGTTCAACAAAGAAGCGTTGAAGCGCTTTTTGAAGTTTGCCAAAGGGCCGGAGGGCCGGTGGAACGGCAACTTTCGCGATCTGGGCGCGGCGGTAACGCGCATGAGCACCCTGGCCTCGGGCGGCCGAATTACGGTGGCGGAAGTGGAGCGGGAGGTGGAGCGCTTGAAGCGGGACTGGAGCCGTCCGGCCCACGATCCGGGGCGGCAGATTCTGGAGCTGATATTGAGTCCCGAGGAGATTGGCGACATTGACCCCTTCGACCGAGTACAATTGGCGGAAGTAGTTCGCGTCTGTCGCGAATGCCGCAGCCTCTCCGAGGCGGGCCGGCAACTATTCTCTGTCTCCCGAACCAAAAGAAAATCAACCAACGATGCGGATCGGCTGGGAAAGTACCTGGCGAAGTTCGACCTGAATTGGCAACGCATTACCGGAAAGTGA
- a CDS encoding slipin family protein — MTNVITAIKERILKRVHVRKHEFGLRVDEGEFTKVLGPGVYRVIDPMNRVTVDIASERDVYLQHRQLDVIVKSGALEGRALVLELQDNERAIISVNGRVHSVIGAGLYVLPNTFNKVAAEILTTDAVRFEHANLNNVLAAAGAVAVFDKHQVDEGRVGLLYLNGVFQEVLTPGRYAFFKGVGAVKIQLVDVRERVLDVGGQEIMTEDKVTLRLNAVATYRVCDPRLYADVAEDAVQALYRDAQLALRATVGTRTLDTLLAEKDAVTDELAEALRKRAATLGIEVLSAGIRDIILPGEMKELMNRVTEAKKAAEANLIVRREETAAMRNQANTAKVLENNPTLMRLRELEVLEKIAVHAKLNVVLGEKGLADRVVNLL; from the coding sequence ATGACGAACGTAATCACGGCTATTAAGGAACGCATCCTCAAGCGGGTCCATGTGCGCAAGCACGAATTCGGGCTTCGCGTTGACGAAGGCGAATTCACGAAGGTCCTCGGGCCCGGCGTGTACCGCGTAATCGACCCCATGAACCGGGTCACCGTGGACATCGCAAGCGAACGGGACGTTTACCTTCAGCATCGCCAGCTTGACGTGATCGTGAAGTCGGGCGCGCTGGAGGGCCGCGCGCTGGTTCTGGAACTTCAGGACAACGAGCGGGCGATCATCTCGGTAAATGGCCGGGTCCACAGCGTCATCGGCGCGGGCCTCTATGTGCTGCCGAACACCTTCAACAAGGTGGCGGCGGAAATTCTCACGACCGACGCGGTGCGGTTTGAGCACGCGAACCTGAACAACGTTCTGGCGGCTGCCGGTGCGGTGGCTGTCTTCGACAAGCATCAGGTGGACGAAGGTCGGGTGGGTCTGCTCTACCTCAACGGCGTGTTTCAGGAAGTGCTGACGCCGGGCCGCTATGCCTTCTTCAAGGGCGTGGGCGCGGTGAAGATTCAACTGGTCGATGTACGCGAGCGTGTACTGGACGTAGGCGGCCAGGAGATCATGACCGAGGACAAGGTTACGCTGCGGCTGAACGCCGTGGCGACGTATCGGGTGTGCGATCCGCGCCTCTATGCCGATGTGGCGGAGGATGCGGTGCAGGCCCTGTACCGGGATGCCCAGTTGGCGCTCCGGGCCACGGTGGGCACGCGCACCCTCGACACCCTGCTGGCGGAGAAGGACGCTGTAACCGATGAACTGGCGGAGGCCCTGCGCAAGCGGGCGGCCACGCTGGGTATTGAAGTGCTCAGCGCCGGTATCCGGGACATCATCCTGCCGGGCGAAATGAAGGAACTGATGAACCGGGTGACCGAGGCGAAGAAGGCGGCGGAAGCCAACCTCATCGTCCGGCGCGAGGAAACGGCCGCCATGCGGAACCAGGCGAACACGGCGAAGGTGTTGGAAAACAACCCGACGCTGATGCGTCTGCGGGAGCTGGAGGTGCTCGAAAAGATCGCGGTTCACGCGAAGCTGAATGTTGTGCTGGGCGAAAAGGGCCTGGCCGACCGGGTGGTAAACCTGCTGTAG